In Drosophila santomea strain STO CAGO 1482 chromosome 3L, Prin_Dsan_1.1, whole genome shotgun sequence, a single window of DNA contains:
- the LOC120448527 gene encoding 60S ribosomal protein L10 yields MGRRPARCYRYCKNKPYPKSRFCRGVPDPKIRIFDLGRKKATVEDFPLCVHLVSDEYEQLSSEALEAGRICCNKYLVKYCGKDQFHIRMRLHPFHVIRINKMLSCAGADRLQTGMRGAFGKPQGTVARVRIGQPIMSVRSSDRYKAQVIEALRRAKFKFPGRQKIYVSKKWGFTKYERERYEELRDDNRLEQDGCNVKYRPEHGPIAAWEKAQRDVYA; encoded by the exons ATGGGTCGACGACCAGCAAGATG CTACCGCTATTGTAAAAATAAGCCGTACCCTAAATCTCGATTTTGTCGTGGTGTCCCCGACCCTAAAATTCGTATATTTGATTTGGGAAGGAAAAAAGCTACTGTAGAGGATTTTCCTCTTTGTGTTCATTTGGTTTCTGATGAATATGAACAGCTGAGTAGTGAAGCTTTGGAAGCTGGACGCATTTGTTGCAACAAGTACTTGGTAAAGTACTGCGGTAAGGACCAGTTCCACATCCGAATGCGGCTGCATCCATTCCACGTCATTCGTATCAACAAAATGTTGTCGTGCGCTGGAGCTGATAG GCTTCAAACTGGAATGCGAGGAGCGTTTGGAAAGCCGCAGGGTACAGTTGCTCGAGTTCGTATTGGTCAACCCATTATGTCTGTCCGCTCTAGCGATCGTTACAAGGCTCAAGTTATTGAAGCTTTGCGGCGTGCAAAGTTTAAGTTCCCTGGACGTCAGAAG atCTATGTTTCAAAGAAGTGGGGTTTCACAAAATACGAACGTGAGCGTTATGAAGAACTTCGCGATGATAACCGCCTTGAGCAAGATGGTTGCAATGTGAAATACCGCCCAGAGCATGGCCCAATTGCCGCTTGGGAAAAAGCCCAGCGTGATGTTTATGCTTAA